One segment of Herbaspirillum hiltneri N3 DNA contains the following:
- the iscR gene encoding Fe-S cluster assembly transcriptional regulator IscR: MRLTTKGRFAVTAMIDLALRQGNGPVTLSAISERQEISLSYLEQLFGKLRRHQIVESVRGPGGGYNLARKAADVSVADIIIAVDEPLDATQCGGKENCHSVTHPGGSRCMTHDLWSTLNEKMVEYLDSVSLQDLVNQQHNKEQKQPEHRTLGTEQSVVVMHRPHAAV, from the coding sequence ATGCGATTAACTACCAAAGGCCGTTTTGCCGTGACAGCAATGATTGACCTGGCGTTGCGCCAGGGCAATGGCCCCGTCACGTTGTCCGCCATCAGCGAGAGGCAGGAAATTTCTTTATCATATCTCGAGCAGTTGTTCGGCAAATTGCGGCGTCACCAGATCGTCGAATCGGTGCGCGGACCGGGCGGCGGCTATAACCTGGCGCGCAAGGCGGCGGACGTATCGGTCGCCGACATCATCATCGCGGTCGATGAACCCCTGGATGCAACCCAGTGCGGCGGCAAGGAAAATTGCCACAGCGTGACCCATCCCGGCGGCAGTCGCTGCATGACGCACGACCTCTGGTCGACGCTCAATGAAAAGATGGTCGAATACCTTGACTCGGTCTCCCTGCAAGACTTGGTCAACCAGCAGCACAACAAAGAACAGAAGCAGCCGGAACACAGAACCCTCGGTACTGAACAAAGCGTGGTTGTCATGCACCGCCCTCACGCAGCGGTTTGA